Proteins co-encoded in one Armatimonadota bacterium genomic window:
- a CDS encoding ECF-family RNA polymerase sigma factor — protein sequence MFEVDNQLVERARAGDVDAFGELYQRTHRRIYQYIRQMVPTPEDAEDLMQEVYLRAWSGLQGLHASEAFWVWLHRIARNAVLDSRKRKQLNSVSLESAFTDDEDGETEPVEVADWSGNPEQIVLSEATQEAVRQAVRSLPESHREVVTMYYLEDMEIAEVAQVLGVPKNTVLSRLARAREALRRKLGYLVDGK from the coding sequence ATGTTCGAAGTGGACAATCAACTGGTGGAGCGTGCCAGGGCGGGGGATGTGGACGCCTTCGGCGAGTTGTATCAGCGCACCCATCGGCGCATCTACCAGTATATCCGTCAGATGGTGCCCACCCCTGAGGACGCCGAGGACCTGATGCAGGAGGTGTACCTGCGCGCGTGGAGCGGACTCCAGGGGCTGCACGCCAGTGAAGCCTTCTGGGTGTGGTTACATCGCATCGCCCGCAACGCGGTGCTGGATTCGAGGAAACGAAAGCAGCTGAACAGCGTATCTCTGGAGAGTGCGTTTACCGATGATGAAGACGGTGAAACAGAGCCTGTAGAGGTCGCGGATTGGTCGGGCAATCCCGAGCAGATCGTGCTCTCCGAGGCGACGCAGGAGGCAGTGCGGCAGGCGGTACGTTCTCTGCCCGAGAGCCACCGCGAGGTTGTGACCATGTACTATCTGGAAGACATGGAGATTGCTGAAGTCGCACAGGTACTGGGCGTGCCGAAAAACACGGTGCTGTCGCGTCTGGCGCGGGCGCGCGAGGCGCTGCGGCGCAAGCTGGGTTATCTGGTGGACGGGAAATGA
- a CDS encoding sorbitol 6-phosphate dehydrogenase, with translation MKRLEGKTAIVTGAAQGLGEAIATRLAKEGCTGVTLADLQVDKAQAVAQSIEKESPWCQTLVVPCDVTSEADVVQMVQRHVQTFGRLDILVANAGILIAHDITEFPADQWKKVVDVNLYGYFLCAREAAKVMVQQKSGVIIQINSKSGKKGSFRNSAYAASKFGGVGLTQSIALDLAPYGVRVNAICPGNLLDSPLWRDSLYEQYARKWGLTVEQVRRKYEDQVPLGRGCTYDDVTNLLVFLASEEASYITGEAYSVTGGQL, from the coding sequence ATGAAGCGTCTGGAAGGCAAAACAGCGATTGTGACAGGAGCGGCGCAGGGGCTCGGCGAAGCCATCGCCACCCGTCTGGCGAAGGAAGGGTGCACAGGCGTGACGCTGGCAGACCTGCAGGTGGACAAGGCGCAGGCAGTCGCACAGAGCATCGAAAAGGAATCACCCTGGTGCCAGACGCTGGTGGTGCCGTGCGATGTCACCAGTGAGGCAGATGTGGTGCAGATGGTGCAACGCCACGTGCAGACGTTTGGCAGGCTGGACATCCTGGTGGCCAACGCGGGCATCCTGATCGCGCACGACATCACCGAATTTCCCGCCGACCAGTGGAAAAAGGTGGTGGATGTGAACCTGTATGGCTACTTCCTGTGCGCCCGTGAGGCGGCGAAGGTGATGGTGCAACAGAAAAGCGGCGTCATCATCCAGATAAACTCCAAGTCGGGCAAGAAAGGTTCCTTCCGCAACAGCGCATACGCGGCGAGCAAGTTCGGCGGGGTCGGCTTGACGCAGAGCATCGCGCTGGACCTTGCGCCCTACGGCGTGCGCGTGAACGCCATCTGCCCGGGCAACCTGCTGGATTCGCCCCTGTGGCGCGACAGCCTGTACGAGCAGTATGCCCGCAAATGGGGATTGACGGTGGAGCAGGTACGGCGCAAGTACGAGGACCAGGTGCCTCTGGGACGCGGCTGCACCTACGACGACGTAACCAACTTGCTGGTGTTCCTCGCATCGGAGGAGGCAAGCTACATCACGGGCGAAGCGTACAGCGTGACGGGTGGACAGTTGTAG
- the phnP gene encoding hydrolase, translating into MLGSGTSHGVPMIGCRCPVCTSDDPRNQRARPCVLLELPEGNVLIDTPPELRLQCIRFGVERVDAVLYTHAHADHLFGLDDIRRFNDLQGHEMPVYAEHEVLETICRAFAYVFTPTQAAGGKPQLNLCPLSGHIDLCGARIEPLRVYHGQLPILAFRVGGFAYVTDVSYIPPEAEERLKGLEWLFLDAVRYEPHPTHLCFREAVEVVQRLKPQRAAFVHLSHDYDHETVNALLPEGIELAYDGMRVTFSLQI; encoded by the coding sequence GTGCTGGGCAGTGGCACGTCGCATGGCGTGCCGATGATTGGTTGCCGATGTCCTGTATGCACTTCCGATGACCCACGCAACCAGCGTGCTCGTCCCTGTGTGCTGCTCGAACTGCCCGAAGGGAATGTGTTGATAGACACTCCTCCCGAACTGCGACTGCAGTGCATTCGCTTTGGAGTGGAACGGGTAGACGCGGTGCTGTATACCCACGCGCACGCGGACCACCTGTTCGGGCTGGATGATATTCGACGGTTCAACGACCTGCAGGGGCACGAGATGCCCGTCTACGCCGAGCACGAGGTGCTGGAGACCATTTGCCGAGCCTTTGCCTACGTGTTCACGCCCACGCAAGCAGCGGGAGGAAAACCGCAGTTGAACCTCTGTCCCCTGAGCGGACACATAGACCTGTGCGGAGCACGGATAGAACCTCTGCGCGTTTATCACGGGCAGCTGCCCATTCTGGCGTTTCGGGTGGGCGGTTTTGCCTATGTCACTGATGTCTCGTACATCCCACCGGAAGCGGAGGAGCGGTTGAAGGGGCTGGAGTGGCTCTTTCTGGATGCCGTGCGCTACGAACCGCACCCCACACATCTCTGCTTCCGGGAGGCGGTGGAAGTGGTGCAGCGGTTGAAGCCCCAGCGTGCCGCTTTCGTCCACCTCTCACACGACTACGACCATGAGACCGTCAACGCCCTTTTGCCCGAGGGGATTGAGCTGGCGTACGACGGAATGCGTGTGACCTTTTCGCTGCAGATATGA
- a CDS encoding UPF0173 metal-dependent hydrolase, protein MAKIHPGLQITWLGHSGFFIRTPGGTHIAIDPWLSNPLCPDSAKKLPKLDILLLTHGHGDHIGDAVSLAKQFHPQVIAIYELASYLSAQGAQNTTGMNKGGTVKVAGLEVTMVHAIHSSAQVSEGGQILYLGDPAGFVVKCEDGFTFYHAGDTAVFSDMQLIGQIYHPELAMLPIGGLFTMDPREASVAVRLLGVKKVIPMHYRTFPPLSGTPDELRELTRDIEGLEIIELQPGVAAE, encoded by the coding sequence ATGGCAAAGATTCACCCGGGCTTGCAGATTACATGGTTAGGACACTCCGGCTTCTTTATCCGCACACCCGGAGGCACGCACATTGCAATTGACCCCTGGCTGAGCAACCCGCTGTGCCCCGATTCGGCGAAAAAGCTCCCCAAGCTGGATATCTTGCTGCTGACCCATGGGCACGGTGACCACATCGGCGATGCCGTTTCGCTGGCGAAGCAGTTCCATCCGCAGGTTATCGCCATCTACGAGCTCGCCAGCTACTTGAGCGCACAGGGGGCGCAGAACACCACCGGCATGAACAAGGGTGGCACGGTGAAGGTTGCAGGTCTGGAAGTGACCATGGTACACGCTATCCACTCCAGCGCGCAAGTGAGCGAAGGCGGGCAGATCTTATACTTGGGTGACCCAGCAGGCTTTGTGGTGAAGTGTGAGGATGGCTTCACTTTCTATCACGCAGGCGATACGGCGGTGTTCAGCGACATGCAGCTCATCGGGCAGATCTATCACCCGGAACTGGCGATGCTGCCCATCGGTGGGCTGTTCACGATGGACCCGCGCGAGGCGTCGGTGGCGGTGCGTCTGCTGGGTGTGAAGAAGGTCATCCCCATGCATTACCGCACCTTCCCGCCGCTGTCGGGCACGCCGGACGAACTACGCGAACTCACACGCGACATCGAAGGACTGGAAATCATCGAGCTCCAGCCCGGTGTTGCCGCTGAGTAG
- the mscL gene encoding large-conductance mechanosensitive channel: protein MLQEFKKFAMRGNAIDLAVGFILGGAFGAIVNSLVNDIIMPPIGLLLGKVDFANLFINLSGTPYATLDEAKKAGAATINYGLFINTLVNFLIVSFALFLVVRQVNRWTAKPAPAAEPTTKECPYCYSEIPLKATRCPQCTSQLEV, encoded by the coding sequence ATGCTTCAGGAATTCAAGAAGTTCGCCATGCGCGGCAACGCTATCGACCTCGCGGTCGGTTTCATCCTGGGTGGGGCGTTCGGCGCGATCGTCAACTCGCTGGTGAACGACATCATTATGCCGCCCATCGGGTTGCTGCTTGGGAAGGTGGATTTCGCCAACCTGTTTATCAACCTGTCGGGCACTCCGTATGCGACCCTGGACGAGGCAAAAAAAGCGGGAGCCGCTACCATCAACTACGGGCTATTCATCAACACACTGGTGAACTTCCTGATAGTGTCCTTTGCGCTCTTCCTGGTGGTCAGGCAGGTGAACCGTTGGACAGCGAAGCCTGCGCCTGCTGCCGAGCCCACGACGAAGGAATGCCCGTACTGCTACAGCGAGATTCCGTTGAAAGCAACTCGCTGTCCACAATGTACCTCGCAGCTGGAGGTCTAG
- the egl2 gene encoding endoglucanase: protein MRDASQTEVSSRIRLNTIGYLPGSPKRASVAGRFSRFTVVRVRDGKKVYEGKAGETLTNADTEERITIADFSVLQTPGEYRLQIADIGSSPPFRISADVYNFPFYTVTRAMYLWRCGTAVSGKHQGNTFSHGACHTEDAYLDYVGGGHVRRDATGGWHDAGDYNKYVVNAGVTVGVMLRAWEDFGTRLRRIRLDIPESGGKLPDYLAEIRWEIDWLLKMQADDGSVYHKISTRQFGPFILPEQEKEPRFYAGWSTAATADFVAMTAAFARAVRPYDRAYAERCLQAARKSWAFLQRHPEDHKSDTRGLITGGYQTDDPDDRLWAVAELWETTGDPALLKDLEGRIRAQEARIDHDFDWPNVRNLGMITYLLSRRGGRDSALVNQVKTNLIATADRIVQTARSHGYARPLGNAYYWGCNGSVARQAVVLHAAYRVTKNTQYLNTILDALNHLFGRNFYGRSFVTGLGYRPPMRPHDRRSGGDKVDAPWPGYLVGGSHPGAKNWQDVQEDYRTNEIAINWNAALIYALAAFVQAK, encoded by the coding sequence ATGCGAGATGCTTCCCAGACAGAAGTTTCCTCCCGGATCCGCCTCAACACCATCGGCTATCTGCCTGGGAGCCCCAAGAGGGCTTCTGTAGCGGGCAGGTTTTCGCGCTTCACCGTCGTCCGAGTCCGAGATGGGAAAAAGGTGTATGAGGGTAAGGCAGGCGAAACGCTCACCAATGCCGACACAGAGGAGCGGATCACCATCGCCGATTTCAGCGTGCTCCAAACGCCGGGCGAATATCGGCTGCAGATTGCGGACATCGGCTCCTCGCCACCGTTTCGCATCAGTGCCGACGTGTACAACTTCCCCTTCTACACGGTTACCAGAGCCATGTACCTGTGGAGATGCGGTACCGCCGTATCCGGTAAGCACCAGGGCAACACTTTTTCACATGGAGCTTGCCACACCGAAGACGCTTATCTGGACTACGTAGGCGGTGGACACGTACGCCGCGACGCCACTGGCGGCTGGCACGATGCCGGTGACTACAACAAGTACGTCGTCAATGCGGGAGTGACGGTGGGCGTGATGCTGCGGGCATGGGAGGACTTTGGCACGCGGCTGCGCCGCATCCGACTGGATATCCCCGAATCCGGCGGGAAGTTGCCGGACTACCTCGCCGAGATCCGTTGGGAAATAGACTGGTTGTTGAAGATGCAGGCAGACGACGGCTCGGTGTACCACAAGATAAGCACCCGGCAGTTCGGTCCGTTTATCCTGCCGGAGCAGGAGAAGGAACCGCGCTTCTATGCGGGGTGGAGCACCGCCGCCACCGCCGACTTTGTGGCGATGACCGCCGCCTTCGCCCGTGCAGTGCGTCCTTATGACCGCGCCTACGCCGAGCGATGCCTGCAGGCAGCACGCAAAAGCTGGGCATTCTTACAGAGGCATCCCGAAGACCACAAGTCGGACACACGCGGGCTGATAACGGGTGGCTATCAGACCGATGACCCCGATGACCGCCTGTGGGCAGTAGCCGAGCTCTGGGAAACTACTGGAGACCCCGCTCTACTGAAGGACCTGGAGGGGCGGATTCGCGCGCAGGAGGCACGGATTGACCACGACTTCGACTGGCCCAACGTGCGCAATCTGGGCATGATAACCTATCTGCTTTCACGTCGGGGTGGAAGGGATAGTGCGCTGGTGAATCAGGTGAAAACGAACCTGATAGCCACCGCAGACCGCATCGTGCAAACCGCCCGGTCGCACGGCTATGCCCGACCTCTGGGTAACGCCTACTACTGGGGATGTAACGGCTCCGTAGCACGACAGGCGGTGGTGCTGCACGCTGCCTATCGCGTGACAAAGAACACCCAGTACCTGAACACCATTCTCGATGCGCTGAATCATCTGTTCGGGCGCAACTTCTACGGGAGGTCTTTCGTCACTGGGCTGGGCTACCGACCGCCGATGCGTCCCCACGATCGGCGATCCGGCGGCGACAAGGTGGATGCTCCTTGGCCCGGCTATCTGGTAGGTGGCTCACACCCGGGCGCAAAGAACTGGCAGGACGTGCAGGAGGACTATCGCACCAACGAAATCGCCATCAACTGGAACGCGGCATTGATTTATGCTCTGGCTGCATTTGTGCAGGCGAAGTAG
- a CDS encoding Lrp/AsnC family transcriptional regulator, which yields MDEEKQKAILEILEQDARTTPEQIAAMLAMDADEVKQTIHQMESAGIIRRYKTVIDWDRFGEERVFAFIDVKVSPAREVGFDDVAERIYRFPQVHAVYLVSGDHDLRVIVSGRTMKEVAAFVAERLAPLDRVQATYTQFVLKRYKEDGEVYAETEPDRRLVMTP from the coding sequence ATGGACGAGGAAAAGCAGAAGGCGATCCTGGAGATTCTCGAACAAGACGCCCGCACCACACCGGAACAGATAGCTGCGATGCTGGCAATGGATGCGGACGAGGTGAAGCAAACCATCCACCAGATGGAATCGGCAGGTATCATTCGCCGCTACAAAACGGTGATTGACTGGGACCGCTTTGGCGAGGAGCGTGTGTTTGCCTTCATCGACGTCAAGGTCAGTCCCGCGCGAGAGGTAGGCTTCGATGATGTCGCCGAACGAATCTACCGATTCCCACAGGTTCACGCTGTGTATCTCGTCTCGGGCGACCACGACCTTCGTGTTATCGTCAGCGGACGCACGATGAAGGAGGTAGCCGCTTTCGTCGCGGAGCGCCTTGCACCGCTAGACAGGGTGCAGGCGACCTACACGCAGTTTGTGCTGAAACGGTACAAGGAAGACGGCGAGGTGTATGCCGAGACCGAACCCGACCGCAGGCTGGTGATGACGCCATGA